GGCTCTGGGGAGGAGGCCTCATGGTAAGTGTCTGGGGTTCCCTGGGTGTGAACTCCCAAAGTGCCCCTTAGGGGTGGAGCAgcgaggtgggggtgggggaagtgttTTGATTCCTTGAAAAAAAGCTTGAACTAACAAGCTGACTGTGGGGTCTATAGCAGCTCCAAGGGATAGAAGACTCTAGGAAGACTGGTCAAATGTTGCTGAATTTTGGACTAGGTAGGCTTGGTGTGAACGCTGCCATCCACAGAGTCACATTAGGCTAGTCATCCAAAACTGTCCTGACAGTCAAAGCCAAGCCCTCTGGGAAAGTTAGGGTAATTAAGTCCATGTGAGATGTCTAACCACTCTATTTCAACAGTCACAGGTGGCAGCTAGAGATGTAAATTACCCAATCTCTTTTTAACACTCTTCCATCTTCCCCCAGGTTCTCACTGCAGCTACCCTCATCTCCTTGACGGGCTGGAGATATGGCTGCTTCAGTAAGAGTGGGCCCTGCCAAAGTGTAAGCACCCGATTCCACTCTTCTAATACTTAGAATGTCCCCACATTCTATTACTTTAGAGGCAGAGTGATAAAGAGACAATTTCAGTCTTGGGGTTTGAAGTCAGGTCCTGACCGTACCTCTCTAAGGGTCTAAAAACCCTAAGCTTTTAGGCAAGTTTTCTGAATCTCTGatccttctgtaaaatgaaagttaACAGGATCAAGTCCAGGGAGGAAGTGCTTAATGAACCATAAATGTCTACACACATGTGAGgaactgttcttttttatttttttattttattgatgtatagtttaCAATGtcctgttaatttctgctctatagcaaagtgattcaactATACATGAACTGTTCTTATTAGTTTTAGCCTATTGAACAATATGGACATGAGTTATGTACATTATAGTCATGTGTCATTGATAGAAAATTTCCTagctatttttcttaatttttcttggagCTGAAAGATTCTCCCGAGATCATCTGATGACTAGATTCTAGTCTAacctctccattttacagataatggaGCTGAGGCCCAGAATAAATTTGCACTTTATTAATTACAGCAACatctatatatatttgaaaaatctcagtacctaaatatataagatatattgCTCATTCAGTCTCAGACACATGAATTTGTGGCCTTTTTACAGTAACTCTGCATCCTGCTTTGATATCTACAGCCCACATGTTGGGAACCCTGCTGATTCAGAATTATAtgttaaagaattaaatataaacacCCACACATTTCATTCACTATCTGCTCTCAGTCATATCTGGTTTTCCCCTAGGCAAGTGGTTCTCGGACTTGAATGTGTGCATCAGAATCCCTGCAGcgtttgttaaaacacagattgctgggccccacccccagagtttctgactctgTAGGTCTCGGGTGGAGCaagatggggagggggggagatttgcatttctaacaagtttccaagTGATGTGCTGTTGCTGGGacagggaccacattttgagaacctcTGTCCTAGGCTTATGTCAGACTAATTCATCTTGAATCTTTTAACTTAGAGTCAAAACTTACTACACAGGTTTCTGCGGCCCCTCTCGAGTTCTAAACCAGTTGGACATCAGTGGGAAAATGACTCTGAGTCTGTATaaaaactatacacacacacacacacacacacacacacacacacacatatatatgttttatttaaaattttaaaatatgtgttttttgggaaggagaaaaaaaaatctagtatcCTGAGAAAGAAACCAATCTGGAAGTTAGAATCCTGCCAAGGAAATAAACACATTGCTATCTTTTGGGAAGGAAATGAgtggtgcacacacacacacacacacacacacacacacatatatatgttttatttaaaattttaaaatatgtgttttttgggaaggagaaaaaaaaatctagtatcCTGAGAAAGAAACCAATCTGGAAGTTAGAATCCTGCCAAGGAAATAAACACATTGCTATCTTTTGGGAAGGAAATGAGTGGTGCACAGACTAGAAAAGTACAATGACAGAACTCAAGTCATTTCAGAGTTGACTGTaatttctctctgtctttgcctccctccctccctccctttcttccttctttcccctcttcctcccttccttcctttcatgctTGATCTGAGAAAGAGAGGAATCAGGGATGGCAGCTTGGAACTTTTGAAAAAATACAGCTTTCTTTGAAAAGGGTCAGAGGGGGGCTTGTGATAACCAATCTGACCCTTTAAGCCAGAGACTGAATGACTGCAGTCTGAGTGACAAAGTTTTTGATGCCAATCTGCTGAGAAGCTCTGAAGAGCCTGCTGAATCAGGCTGAACCTGCTGCTGGGACCAGGTGCCAGTGTTTCCCCCTTCTCCATTCCTTCTTTCCCACCCCCTCCTGGCTCTACCCAGTGACCCCTCATCAGCCAGCCCTACCTTGGCTATGCTTTAAAGGAGGTGCTCTGGGTAGGATCATCCCCATGACTGGGGAAGGCCTGAGCACCAGAGAAGTTAGATTTGTCCAGATCAGCCCATAAGTCACGACCCCCTCTCAGGCTCactgtttcttctctccttctgcagATGCTTACTGCTCTGTTGTCAAGTGGCCTGGCTTTTCTTGGAGCCTTGATTTGCTTTATCACTTCTGGAGTAGCCCTGAAATATGGTCCTTTTTGCATGTTCGATGTTTCGCCCTTCAATCAGACACAGGCTTGGAAACATGGTTACCCATTCAAAGACCTGCATAACAGGTAAATGGATAGCAACATGGATTTGCAGTctcttcagagaaagaaagacacagaaaggGACTACAAACTCCTTTTAGTTATGCGTTCTAGCATCTTGCTTCTCCGATGCTCAGAAAATTGCAAATGCAAAAATAGTCACCCTCAAAAGTCTAGTCCTACGACCTGAGCTGAGGGAGAACCCAGGTTTCTATCAAGGTTGCTGGGATTTTCTTACTTATTCCAATCCCTGGTCTCCTTATTTTTGGGGATAGGAATTATTTGTATGACCATTCACTCTGGAACTCTGTCTGCCTGGAGCCTTCTAAAGCTGTCATTTGGCACGTGTGCTTCTTCTCCGCCCTTCTGTGCATCAGCCTCCTCCAGATTCTCCTGGTGGTCATTCATTTCATCAACAGCTTCCTGGGCCTTTTCTGCAGCCTCTGTGAGAAGTAACAGGTAAcgccctctttttaaaaaattaattaattaattaattaattaatttgattttggctgagttgggtcttcattgctgcacaggctttctctagttgtggcaattgggggctactcttcgttgcggtgcgcgggcttctcactgcgctggcttctcttggtgtggagcacgggctctaggcacacgggcttcagtagttgtggcacgcgggctcagtagttgtggctcgcgggctctagagtgcaggctcagtagttgtggcacatgggcttagctgtcgcgaggcatgtgggatcttcctggaccagggctcgaacccgtgtcccctgcattggcaggcagattcttaaccactgtgccaccaaggaagtcccggtAATTCCCTCTTAAACATGAGTGTTTTCATCATGAGCTGCCTTGAACCTTTTCTGCAAAAGTGGGTATGAATTATAAACAAATTTCCCTTTTAGGTAGTCATGTAgtaattataacaataataattcctTGCATGTATGTTGAATGATACAATGCATTTTAAATCACATTGTAGGGacttccagtggttaagaatctgccttctaatgccggggacaagggtttgatccttggtcagggaactaagatcctacacgccatggggcagctaagcccacgctcTCTagaacctgcgcaccacaactagagaggctgcgtgctgcaactactgactCCCCgtactctggagcccatgcaccacaactagagaagcccgcgtgctgcaacgaagagccggcacactgcaacaaaaagatcccgcatgccacaactaagac
This DNA window, taken from Physeter macrocephalus isolate SW-GA chromosome 1, ASM283717v5, whole genome shotgun sequence, encodes the following:
- the TM4SF19 gene encoding transmembrane 4 L6 family member 19, whose translation is MACSRTCSQILGLSLGTTALFAAAANTVLLFPNWDVTYLLRGLIGRHAMLGSGLWGGGLMVLTAATLISLTGWRYGCFSKSGPCQSMLTALLSSGLAFLGALICFITSGVALKYGPFCMFDVSPFNQTQAWKHGYPFKDLHNRNYLYDHSLWNSVCLEPSKAVIWHVCFFSALLCISLLQILLVVIHFINSFLGLFCSLCEK